The genomic interval CCTTCCTTTTGAAAGGCGTAAGGCTGACGTGAACGTTGGTTCTCTCTGCAGCCTTCTGAACCTCTCTTTTCATGCACTCCTCATTCTCAACCTCCGCAACAATGAACATCACAAACATGCCCTGCAAAACCGTCTGTTCGATATCCACAATGTTTGCACCGCACTCTGCCAGCGCTCTGGCGATGTTATGCACGATTCCCGGTCTGTCCTCGCCGTACACAGAGACTGCAATTAGCTTCACAATGAAAGTGTATCTTATCGAATTTAAAACACTTTTTTTAATTGCTTAAAGTTTTGAAATGGTTCTCCACGAGCAGTGCGAAAAACCTGTTAATCTCGTAGAGCGGTGCTCTGAACCTACCAAACCCACCACATCCGACACTCGGACTTATCAAGCCCGCTCCCTTTAACTCTGCTATGACAACACCGCCATCTCTGCCGAATCTCATCGAAATGTCCACGATATCTTCTCCGCAAATAATCAGGTTTCTGCCCTTTTTGACAATCTCCTCAAAAATTTCCGCAAACTCCTCGGGCTCCGTCTCTCCGATATCCTTAAAGTATCTGACCACCGCACTTCTCCACTCCGCCTTTCCATTCTGCAGATCTTCGAAAAAATACCTGATTATGTAGGGTATCTCCATGCTGGATACCGAAAACAATCGCATTTTCCATGAGAGAGAGCCATAGACAGAGTTTACTGGGACTGCAAGCCTGTAGTAGTCAAGGGTAAGTGCAACCTCTTCATCAAGCTTATCTGCCGGGATAGTCCCCTCTCCGGAGTACTCTAAAACGAGCTTCAGTGCTCTTTCTGTGTAGGGGTCTCTACCCAGAATATCCAGAATTTCCTTCAGTCCATGACTATAAGAGCCCCGTACGGGCATGCTTTCACGCAGTCATAACATTCCTTGCATTTGCTGGCGTCGATTCTGACAACCTTTCCCCCCTCTCTGATTATCGCATCAGTGGGGCAGACCCTACTGCAGGTTCCACAACCCTGACATCCCAGTACTGCGATCATTAATAAACTCCTCCAGCGTTTTTCTAATTTTCATACACAGTTCTTCAACCACTCTCTCCACTTCCTCGGCAATTTTCTCCTTAGGGGCAGGTTTGTAAATAAAGTAGTAACCGCCGCCGTTAAGCGGCATTTTTATACGGTAGGCCATCCCTGCAATGAGCAATCTCTGCAGGGACTTGTAGACGGCACTCTCGCCCCTTCCAACCTCTCTGCTGATATCCTCTACCCTCTCTCTACCGTGCAGCAACGCCTCGTAAACCATCATGTCCACGGCGGTAAGGCCAAAAATGCATTCAAGCAGATTTCCGCAATTGAGGGTGGAAATCATTTCCTTTATGGACTTCATGATTGAAGGGCCTTGTTGATCTCAGCCTTCACCGCATTCTCGGGCATTGCTCCTATGAACCCGCCGACAACTTTTCCGTTCTTGAAGAACAGAACTGTCGGAATGCTTGCAATGCCATATTCAAATGCGATGTCCTGGTTCTCGTCCACATCCAGCTTGTAGAACTCTGCCTGCCCGTCATACTCTTTCTCAAGTTTTTCCAGGATGGGAGAGATGTACCTGCAGGGCATGCACCAGTCCGCATAGAAGTCAACCACCACCAGCTTGTCACCTTCTATTGCCTTTCTGAACTCCTCACCACTAAGATGCCTCATTCAAATCACCTCCTTTCAGTTTTCTTATCAAACTTCTCAGCTCACCTTCATCAGGCACACCGACTATCAGATACATATCGTTTATAACCAGGGCGGGAACCCCTCGAATACCATATTTGAGAGCCTCCTTCATACCCTCGTCAGTATTGACGGGAAGCTCTATTGCCAGCACTCCTTCCTCCTTCGCTACCTTGCTCACAACCTTTTCCGCCTTTGGACAGTACGGACAGGTTGGAGACGTGAACAGCTTCATCATGACCATTTTCCTCACCTCACTACTACATTGTTCAGCGTATATAAATGGTTTTACTGGTTTTGACAAAATCGGTAAAAACTAAGCATAAATAGTTACAGTATCTCCATCCATAACGACGTGATCGAGTCCCACCCTCTGGCCGTGAAACTTCACGGATTTGCCCCATACCTTTGCATATCTGAAATTCTCAATAAAGTCCCTGTGTAGCTTTCTGCAAATGTCTTCGACGGTTGCCCCTCTCCTTAAAATCATCGGATTTTCCATGTCTGCCTTTCCACCGGGCGGTTTGAGGAAGATCCTTATAAAATCGAGTTTTCTGTAAATTTCCTCTTTAAGCAGGTCGAGATTGATCCCCTTTTCGGCAGAGATTTTTATTGCGTTATCGACATCAACATCCATCAGGTCTATTTTGTTAACCACTGTAATTGACGGTATGTAAACTCTGTTTCCAGCAAGTGCGTCTATCAGCCTTTCAATGGTAATTTCCTCTCTGATGACGACATCTGCGCTGTGAATCCTGTACTCTCTGAGGATCTCCATAATGGTACTTTCGTCAATACTCTGTTTTACAGTTGAGCTTATTCTGACACCACCTCTCTCCTTTTTTCTTATCACAATGTCTGGAGGACTCTGATCGAGCCTGATTCCACCCTCGTAAAGCTCCTTTTTGACCACGTCTATGGTGTGGAGGTTGAAGACATCTGCCACAATTATGATCAGATCTGCAACCCTGACTGCAGAGATAACTTCTTTTCCCCTCCCTCTCCCCTTTGAAGCACCTTCGACTATGCCGGGAACGTCTATAATCTGTATGGCTGCCCCTTTGTAGTTCAGTATTCCCGGGACTGGTTTGAGGGTGGTAAAATCGTAGTCAGCGACCTCACTCTTTGCTCCCGTAAGCCTGTTAAGGATTGTGGATTTTCCAACCGATGGATAGCCGATAAGGACGGCAGTGGCGTCTCCTTCCTTTTTCAGGGAAAATGCTGCCTGTCTTCCGGTTTTTGCTCTCTGCTTCTCAGCTTCCTCTCTCAGTCTTGCAAGCTTGGCTTTAAGTCTGCCTATGTGATGCTCTGTTGCTTTGTTGTAGGGGGTCCTCTTTATTTCCTCCTCAAGCTCTCTGATTTGCTGCTCTATGCCCATCTAAAATCAGAGACTATTACCTGAATAAAATCCTTATTCTTTCAGAAAAAATACATCGCTCACCTCCGCAACACCACCATCAACTGCAAATTTCAGTCTGGCCACATACGAGTGGTAGGACAGATAGGACTCTTCGCCCTTCTTTATTTCTATCACGGTATCATGGAACGGCAACAGTTTTTCAGACAGCTCTCCAATGGTGCATGTGCATAGTATTCCGCTCTCGTGCTCGATGATCATCTCAACCGCTTTTGAAATGTCATATCCGAAAAGTTCGAGAAAGTTCACACCGAATGAAATGATAATTCGATTGTCAAAGGACATCATTCTCATAATCTGGCCGAGATCCTCGAATATCTCGAATTTTCCCACCATATTCAGAAGTGAACACTCCTTTCTAGCCCCTATAGCCACAGCGTCACCGTACACCGGAAAATCGAACTTTCTGCCGAGATAGTTGATTCTCTCAACTGCTGCGTCGGTCCAGAGTACCCAGAAAGGCTCTCCAAACTGCTCGTAGAGCCATTTGCCCACGGTGTAGAAGCTGAGCACGTCTGGAAAAGAGATCATTATCCTGTCACCGTCATCGGCCTTGTTAAAGATGTTTGCGATTACATCCATAGCACAAGTCTTTGAAGAGTAAAAATAAGATTTTCCCATGAAAATAAAATTTCTATAGAGCAAGTTCAAAACTGTAATTACTTTTTTAAACAGCGTAGGCAGTGGCGAGAGGTGGAAATTGAGGTGGTGAAGTTTAAATCGCCTCTGGGCAATCCCGAGCAGATTTACGTCTATGTTATTGATCGGAAATTGATAATAGATGGTGGTTTTTGCAGCCCCACCCATTCTCTAGAGCTTCATGAATACGGAGTTGAAAACTGCGTGATCACCCACCACCATATTGACCACGTCGGACTGGTGTTTTTCTCGGATTATAGAGTAATGATTCATCCAAGGGAAATCGGTTATATTGAAATTTACTCCAACCCTGAAAAGTTCATAATGGCCTTTTCAAAGCTTTTTGCGTCCTACGGTGTTGGTGGAAGGTATGAAAAAACTCTTGAAGTGCTGGTGTCTCTCAATCTAAAGCCAAAAGCAAAAATTTGTAACTTTAGCGGTTTGAAAGATGT from Archaeoglobus neptunius carries:
- a CDS encoding 4Fe-4S binding protein, with the translated sequence MIAVLGCQGCGTCSRVCPTDAIIREGGKVVRIDASKCKECYDCVKACPYGALIVMD
- a CDS encoding helix-turn-helix domain-containing protein; the protein is MKSIKEMISTLNCGNLLECIFGLTAVDMMVYEALLHGRERVEDISREVGRGESAVYKSLQRLLIAGMAYRIKMPLNGGGYYFIYKPAPKEKIAEEVERVVEELCMKIRKTLEEFINDRSTGMSGLWNLQ
- the trxA gene encoding thioredoxin → MRHLSGEEFRKAIEGDKLVVVDFYADWCMPCRYISPILEKLEKEYDGQAEFYKLDVDENQDIAFEYGIASIPTVLFFKNGKVVGGFIGAMPENAVKAEINKALQS
- a CDS encoding MJ0307 family thioredoxin, giving the protein MVMMKLFTSPTCPYCPKAEKVVSKVAKEEGVLAIELPVNTDEGMKEALKYGIRGVPALVINDMYLIVGVPDEGELRSLIRKLKGGDLNEAS
- a CDS encoding OBG GTPase family GTP-binding protein, translated to MGIEQQIRELEEEIKRTPYNKATEHHIGRLKAKLARLREEAEKQRAKTGRQAAFSLKKEGDATAVLIGYPSVGKSTILNRLTGAKSEVADYDFTTLKPVPGILNYKGAAIQIIDVPGIVEGASKGRGRGKEVISAVRVADLIIIVADVFNLHTIDVVKKELYEGGIRLDQSPPDIVIRKKERGGVRISSTVKQSIDESTIMEILREYRIHSADVVIREEITIERLIDALAGNRVYIPSITVVNKIDLMDVDVDNAIKISAEKGINLDLLKEEIYRKLDFIRIFLKPPGGKADMENPMILRRGATVEDICRKLHRDFIENFRYAKVWGKSVKFHGQRVGLDHVVMDGDTVTIYA